Proteins encoded within one genomic window of Acidihalobacter prosperus:
- a CDS encoding DsrE family protein produces MKSFVSVVLMGLTLVLASVARADSLPDFPGIQSVPVTPDLNFGGYFKQHQPVKIVFGVADPGNQLKESLINAAATVRYLKSKGYRYEIQIVLYGRAILTADQWKQEYSSYGAQFQALHAQGVQFRVCHNSMYSLHVKADDIYPYMKIVPAGILQLAKKQMQGFAYISNR; encoded by the coding sequence ATGAAGTCCTTCGTATCCGTGGTCCTGATGGGCCTCACTCTGGTCCTGGCCTCCGTGGCGCGCGCCGACAGTCTGCCGGATTTTCCAGGTATCCAGTCGGTGCCGGTGACGCCCGATCTGAACTTCGGCGGCTATTTCAAGCAGCATCAGCCGGTGAAGATCGTGTTCGGCGTCGCCGACCCCGGCAACCAGCTCAAGGAGTCGCTGATCAATGCGGCCGCAACGGTGCGCTATCTCAAGAGCAAGGGTTACCGCTACGAGATCCAGATCGTGCTCTACGGTCGGGCGATCCTGACGGCTGATCAATGGAAGCAGGAATACAGCAGCTATGGCGCCCAGTTCCAGGCCCTGCACGCGCAGGGCGTGCAGTTCCGCGTCTGCCACAACTCCATGTACAGCCTGCACGTGAAGGCCGACGATATCTACCCGTACATGAAGATCGTGCCGGCCGGTATCCTGCAACTGGCCAAGAAGCAGATGCAGGGCTTCGCCTACATCAGCAATCGTTGA